The following proteins are co-located in the Ailuropoda melanoleuca isolate Jingjing chromosome 13, ASM200744v2, whole genome shotgun sequence genome:
- the FITM2 gene encoding fat storage-inducing transmembrane protein 2 yields the protein MEHLECCARLLRGTLVRAAVRRYLPWALAASMLAGSLLKELSPLPESYLSNKRNVLNVYFVKLAWAWTFCLLLPFIALTNYHLTGKAGLVLRRLSTLLVGTAIWYVCTALFSNIEHYTGSCYQSPTLEGVRKEHQSKQQCHGEGGFWHGFDISGHSFLLTFCALMIVEEMAVLHEVKTDRSHCLHTAITSLVVALGFLTFIWVCMFLCTAVYFHNLSQKVFGTLFGLLSWYGTYGFWYLKAFSPGLPPQSSSLNLKQDSYKE from the exons ATGGAGCATCTGGAGTGCTGCGCGAGGCTCCTCCGGGGGACGCTGGTGCGAGCGGCCGTGCGGCGCTACCTGCCCTGGGCGCTGGCGGCCTCGATGCTGGCGGGCTCCCTCCTCAAGGAGCTCTCCCCGCTGCCCGAGAGCTACCTCAGCAACAAGCGCAACGTCCTCAACGT GTATTTTGTCAAACTGGCCTGGGCCTGGAccttctgtctcctcctgcctTTCATTGCCCTCACCAACTACCACCTGACAGGCAAGGCTGGCCTGGTCCTGCGGCGGCTGAGTACCCTGCTTGTGGGCACGGCCATCTGGTATGTCTGCACAGCCCTCTTCTCCAACATCGAACACTACACGGGCAGCTGCTACCAGTCGCCCACCCTGGAGGGGGTCAGAAAGGAGCACCAGAGTAAGCAGCAGTGCCACGGGGAGGGAGGCTTTTGGCATGGCTTTGACATCTCGGGCCACTCCTTCCTGCTGACCTTCTGCGCCCTTATGATTGTGGAGGAGATGGCCGTGCTGCATGAGGTGAAGACGGACCGCAGCCACTGCCTCCACACTGCCATCACCAGCCTGGTGGTGGCCCTGGGCTTCCTGACCTTCATCTGGGTGTGCATGTTTCTGTGCACGGCCGTTTACTTCCACAACTTGTCCCAGAAGGTGTTTGGCACCCTGTTTGGTTTGCTGAGCTGGTATGGGACCTATGGGTTTTGGTATCTGAAAGCCTTTTCCCCAGGACTTCCTCCCCAGAGCTCTAGTTTGAATTTGAAGCAAGACAGTTACaaggaataa